A single uncultured Acetobacterium sp. DNA region contains:
- a CDS encoding U32 family peptidase translates to MNKKPELLAPAGTMESVIAAINGGADAVYFGGKSFNARRNAENMMDEEMTEAVTLCHQHGVKVYVTLNILIKNSEMNELVGVLNFLKTLNLDGLIVQDMGLIYLIRHYFPEFKLQTSTQASVYGVEGVLFFQELGFSRVVLPREMPLSQVAEIKKKTKVELKIFVHGALCYAYSGQCLMSSMIGGRSGNRGLCAQPCRKNYRLFDTNNRLVMEGYLLSPKDLNTLDDLETVIDSGVDSLKIEGRMKTPEYVYGITRAYREGIDAAAGEKITKTVDNQAVMQVFNRDFTRGHLFNEADLLNTQVGKNRGILIGQVVNISKTTKNHNNKSAYQPLGIRLNEHAALHIGDGLSFGEDGKMGTKVDAIFTPEGRRLEKGNGGETVTIPCRFTVSPGTPLYKNLDKNLMDSLKQLGSQSLEQPGSAVNFKLSLKLGKPAEIVALTQGHSVAYAANFCPEVPMKNPIDAAMVREQISRIGGTGYELGVIEMDLDEHVFLSRSQLNTLRKEVLLKLAETLIDSEKNAGTTLQSNQTITIVPLEQELKGRVKQSEEVQPENEDSKKRVSLAFEKMPDTQFLTLLDGLGLDQIVLPLLGEGVAEKIALLKDMGIEVLLKTPKIMDDELTKKVRLLVKKELNQDGFLIGNYEALHLLNKTSQYLEADQSFNLFNTLATRALKEWGISGGVLSPELTETELKEITEHSEIAMVLPVYGAQELMVSKKCLFSCKTCLEKKKGTTGLCHAEITGKLMDERGFSFPVERDAQGLIHVYNGDTLFLREEILELRAVDTWRIHHRNESLEALKTIIGYYHQTIYEKHWGLPEGLGTEGTTRGSFKRGVK, encoded by the coding sequence ATGAATAAAAAACCAGAACTGCTGGCACCAGCCGGAACAATGGAATCCGTTATTGCGGCCATTAATGGTGGCGCAGATGCAGTATATTTTGGCGGCAAATCCTTTAATGCCCGTCGCAATGCCGAAAACATGATGGATGAAGAGATGACAGAGGCGGTCACCCTCTGTCATCAGCATGGGGTGAAGGTATACGTCACCTTGAACATATTAATTAAAAACAGTGAAATGAACGAATTAGTCGGCGTCCTTAATTTTCTAAAAACCCTTAATCTGGATGGCTTGATTGTTCAGGATATGGGCTTGATCTATTTAATCCGTCATTATTTTCCGGAATTCAAACTCCAGACCAGCACCCAGGCTTCTGTTTATGGCGTGGAAGGGGTACTGTTTTTTCAGGAACTTGGTTTTTCCCGGGTCGTGCTGCCCCGGGAAATGCCACTCTCCCAGGTGGCTGAAATCAAGAAGAAAACCAAGGTTGAATTAAAAATATTTGTTCATGGCGCCTTGTGCTACGCCTATTCCGGCCAATGTCTGATGAGCAGCATGATCGGTGGCCGAAGCGGCAACCGGGGTCTCTGCGCCCAACCCTGCCGAAAAAATTATCGGCTGTTTGATACGAATAATCGTCTGGTTATGGAAGGTTATCTCCTTAGTCCCAAGGACTTAAACACCTTGGACGATCTGGAAACAGTCATCGATTCTGGTGTGGATTCACTAAAAATTGAGGGCCGGATGAAGACTCCGGAATATGTTTATGGGATCACCCGGGCTTATCGGGAAGGCATCGATGCCGCCGCTGGCGAGAAGATTACCAAAACAGTCGATAACCAGGCCGTCATGCAAGTGTTTAACCGGGATTTCACCAGAGGCCATCTTTTTAACGAAGCGGATCTCCTCAATACCCAAGTAGGTAAGAATCGGGGCATTCTAATCGGTCAGGTTGTCAACATTTCGAAAACCACCAAAAACCACAATAACAAAAGTGCCTATCAGCCATTGGGGATTCGTCTCAATGAGCATGCAGCGCTTCATATTGGTGATGGTTTATCTTTTGGTGAAGATGGCAAAATGGGAACCAAAGTGGATGCGATTTTTACTCCGGAAGGTCGACGATTAGAAAAAGGAAATGGTGGCGAAACCGTGACCATTCCTTGTCGCTTTACGGTTTCACCAGGGACACCGCTTTACAAAAATCTCGATAAGAACTTAATGGACAGCCTTAAACAACTGGGGTCACAATCCCTTGAGCAGCCTGGATCAGCAGTGAATTTTAAGCTGAGTCTCAAGCTGGGCAAACCGGCAGAAATAGTCGCTCTGACCCAGGGACATTCAGTCGCCTATGCGGCCAATTTCTGTCCGGAAGTACCGATGAAAAATCCCATTGATGCGGCGATGGTTCGTGAGCAAATTTCCCGAATTGGTGGCACCGGTTATGAACTGGGCGTCATTGAGATGGACTTGGATGAGCACGTTTTTCTATCCCGAAGCCAGCTAAACACGCTGCGGAAAGAAGTCTTGCTTAAACTGGCAGAGACCCTGATAGACTCAGAAAAAAATGCCGGAACCACACTCCAGTCAAATCAAACAATCACGATTGTCCCGCTGGAGCAAGAATTAAAAGGCAGAGTAAAACAATCAGAAGAAGTTCAACCAGAAAACGAAGATTCAAAAAAACGGGTTTCATTGGCATTTGAAAAAATGCCGGACACCCAGTTTTTAACGCTGCTGGATGGATTGGGTCTGGACCAGATCGTGTTACCTTTACTCGGTGAGGGCGTGGCGGAAAAGATTGCTCTCCTAAAGGATATGGGAATTGAAGTATTACTGAAGACCCCCAAGATAATGGATGATGAACTAACGAAGAAAGTCCGACTCTTAGTTAAAAAAGAGCTCAACCAGGATGGTTTTTTGATCGGCAATTATGAAGCTCTTCACCTTCTGAATAAAACATCACAGTATTTAGAGGCTGATCAGTCGTTTAACCTGTTTAACACTCTGGCAACCCGAGCCTTAAAAGAGTGGGGTATCAGCGGCGGGGTATTATCGCCGGAACTTACTGAAACCGAACTGAAGGAAATAACCGAGCATTCTGAAATTGCCATGGTTTTACCGGTTTACGGTGCACAAGAGTTGATGGTCAGCAAAAAATGTTTATTTAGCTGTAAAACCTGTCTGGAAAAGAAAAAAGGAACAACCGGGTTGTGTCATGCAGAAATCACCGGGAAATTGATGGATGAGCGTGGCTTTAGCTTTCCGGTGGAACGGGATGCCCAGGGACTGATTCATGTCTACAACGGCGATACCTTATTCTTGCGGGAAGAAATTCTTGAATTGAGGGCAGTGGATACCTGGAGAATCCACCACCGCAACGAAAGTCTGGAAGCATTAAAAACCATCATCGGCTATTATCACCAGACAATTTATGAAAAACATTGGGGTCTTCCGGAAGGACTTGGTACCGAAGGTACCACCCGGGGGAGTTTTAAACGAGGCGTGAAATAG
- a CDS encoding endonuclease MutS2, whose protein sequence is MDQRSLKVLEYHKILKSLGEHCVTQGGKDQAKNLLPMETLAAVNRGLDLTNESLGMILRNGRPPLADVPNTSDYVKRAAIGSMLSMKELLSIATLLRIARDMDNYYHSDTQMDTLVLLKDLFTSLETCEELEKEISQKILGPEEMADNASRELSRIRREMQFKYKRISEKLNHMISSTAYDKILQEKIITIRNNRYVIPVKQEYRSQVPGIVLDKSASGATLFIEPMAVVELNNDIKILVTEEEQEIIRILKDLTQKVADNRAEIICNYDVLVDLDFQLAKGKYGLAINGVRTTVSESGGIELRRAKHPLIPEDKVVASDIYFEEDIDTMVITGPNTGGKTVTLKTLGLLNLMIQSGLFAPVREESKTRIFANIFADIGDEQSIEQSLSTFSSHMTNIVEIMNKADQHSLVLFDELGAGTDPTEGAALAISILNALHLRKVTSVSTTHYSELKEYALVTPGVVNASVEFDIKTLRPTYRLLIGVPGKSNAFEIAVRLGLGEDVIENAKELIKNEAIRFEETLIKIDEKRRRTEAEHDAIIRLKQQTEDLKRQMDREKDRFDEEKQVLIQKAQEEAMAIVKKTREETEEIYREIRTIQETTTNAVKDNKELEAIRKRIKEKEKNIYQFGSRPKDYQGQALEMDDLSIGMKVYINSLRREGVVLNLLANENKAMVQSEMIKLKVDVGDLSISTALAKPEEKKVTYKKVDRHVMDTKLDLRGKNGEESLYLVDKMIGDAMLSGNKQIVIVHGKGTGRLREIIHEYLKGNPLIEDFRLGAMNEGGSGVTIVTL, encoded by the coding sequence ATGGATCAAAGAAGTCTGAAGGTCTTAGAATATCATAAAATATTAAAAAGTCTGGGTGAACATTGCGTTACCCAGGGGGGGAAGGATCAGGCTAAGAATCTATTGCCGATGGAAACCCTGGCGGCAGTCAATCGCGGTCTTGATTTAACCAATGAAAGTCTGGGGATGATCTTGCGAAATGGCCGGCCACCCTTAGCGGATGTGCCAAACACCAGTGACTATGTCAAGCGGGCAGCTATCGGTTCGATGCTGTCGATGAAGGAACTGTTGTCGATTGCCACCCTGCTGCGGATTGCTCGGGATATGGATAATTATTATCATAGCGATACCCAGATGGATACCCTTGTTTTACTGAAGGATCTCTTTACCTCGTTAGAAACCTGCGAGGAATTGGAAAAGGAAATCAGTCAAAAAATCCTGGGACCCGAAGAAATGGCCGACAACGCCTCCCGGGAACTATCACGAATTCGTCGGGAAATGCAGTTTAAGTATAAACGGATCAGTGAAAAACTCAATCATATGATCAGTTCCACTGCTTATGATAAAATTCTGCAGGAAAAAATCATCACGATTCGAAATAATCGTTATGTTATTCCGGTGAAACAGGAATACCGCAGCCAGGTTCCAGGGATTGTTCTGGACAAGTCAGCCAGTGGGGCGACCCTGTTTATTGAACCGATGGCTGTAGTGGAGCTGAATAATGACATCAAAATTCTGGTAACTGAGGAAGAACAGGAAATCATCCGGATTTTGAAAGATCTCACCCAAAAGGTTGCTGATAACCGCGCTGAGATCATTTGTAATTACGATGTGCTGGTGGATCTGGACTTCCAGCTTGCCAAAGGCAAGTACGGCTTGGCCATTAATGGAGTCAGGACGACTGTTTCGGAATCTGGTGGCATTGAATTGCGGCGCGCCAAACATCCGCTGATTCCCGAAGATAAGGTGGTCGCCTCGGACATCTATTTCGAAGAAGACATTGATACGATGGTGATTACCGGGCCAAACACCGGGGGGAAAACGGTGACCTTAAAAACCTTAGGTTTGCTCAATTTGATGATCCAATCCGGGCTTTTTGCGCCGGTGCGGGAAGAAAGCAAGACCCGAATTTTTGCGAATATCTTTGCGGATATTGGGGATGAACAGAGTATTGAACAAAGCTTGAGTACCTTTTCTTCCCATATGACCAATATCGTGGAGATTATGAATAAGGCCGATCAGCATTCACTAGTGCTTTTTGATGAACTGGGAGCTGGAACCGATCCCACTGAAGGGGCGGCGCTGGCCATTTCGATTCTGAATGCCCTGCATCTTCGTAAGGTAACCAGTGTATCCACCACTCATTACAGTGAACTTAAGGAATACGCTCTGGTTACGCCTGGAGTGGTGAATGCCAGCGTGGAATTTGATATTAAAACCCTGAGACCCACCTACCGCCTGTTGATTGGGGTGCCAGGGAAATCCAACGCCTTTGAAATAGCGGTGCGGTTGGGGCTGGGTGAAGATGTGATTGAAAATGCCAAAGAGCTGATTAAAAATGAAGCCATTCGTTTTGAAGAAACTTTGATTAAAATTGATGAGAAGCGCCGCCGCACTGAAGCTGAGCACGATGCCATTATCCGGCTGAAACAGCAGACCGAAGACTTAAAACGACAAATGGATCGCGAAAAAGACCGGTTTGATGAAGAAAAGCAGGTATTAATCCAAAAAGCTCAGGAAGAAGCCATGGCGATTGTCAAAAAAACCCGGGAAGAAACCGAAGAAATCTACCGGGAAATAAGAACTATCCAGGAAACTACCACCAATGCAGTTAAAGATAATAAAGAGCTGGAAGCGATTCGCAAGCGCATTAAAGAAAAAGAGAAAAATATTTATCAATTCGGCAGCCGGCCCAAAGATTACCAGGGTCAGGCGCTGGAAATGGATGATCTCAGCATCGGCATGAAGGTTTATATCAACAGCCTGCGTCGGGAAGGCGTGGTTTTAAATCTGCTCGCCAACGAAAACAAGGCCATGGTGCAGTCGGAGATGATCAAGCTTAAGGTGGATGTGGGCGACCTGAGTATCTCAACTGCATTGGCCAAGCCGGAAGAGAAAAAGGTAACCTATAAAAAGGTGGATCGACATGTGATGGATACCAAGCTGGATCTCCGTGGAAAAAATGGTGAAGAATCTCTGTATCTGGTCGATAAGATGATCGGCGACGCTATGCTGTCGGGAAACAAACAGATTGTCATTGTCCACGGCAAGGGCACCGGAAGACTCCGGGAGATCATTCATGAATATCTAAAAGGAAACCCCTTAATCGAAGATTTCCGTCTGGGTGCCATGAACGAAGGCGGCTCTGGGGTGACCATTGTTACACTCTAG
- the dcd gene encoding dCTP deaminase encodes MILSDKTIYKYLDSGELVIDPLEKGQVQPASVDIRLGTSFLKLDENNFEAMSLTDEIKYISMEADEIIIPSNSFLLATTMEYIKLPCDLTAFVEGRSSIGRMGLFIQNAGWVDPGFEGEITLELYNANRLPIKLEKGRRICQLVFAQMDDMALNPYQGKYQGQRSAVGSRIFLDEEC; translated from the coding sequence ATGATATTATCGGATAAAACCATTTATAAATATTTGGACAGCGGAGAGCTTGTCATTGACCCATTGGAAAAAGGCCAGGTGCAGCCGGCATCGGTGGACATTCGACTGGGAACCAGTTTTTTAAAGCTGGATGAAAATAATTTTGAGGCCATGTCGCTAACGGATGAGATTAAGTACATTTCCATGGAAGCCGATGAGATCATTATTCCATCCAATTCCTTTCTGCTGGCAACCACTATGGAATACATCAAACTGCCTTGTGATCTGACAGCCTTTGTGGAAGGTAGAAGTTCCATCGGTCGAATGGGATTATTTATCCAGAACGCCGGATGGGTGGATCCCGGCTTTGAGGGCGAAATTACCTTGGAACTTTACAATGCCAACCGACTGCCCATCAAGCTTGAAAAGGGTCGACGGATCTGTCAGTTGGTATTTGCCCAAATGGATGATATGGCCTTAAACCCCTATCAGGGGAAATACCAGGGACAGCGTTCAGCAGTTGGAAGCCGAATTTTTCTTGACGAGGAATGTTAA
- a CDS encoding cysteine desulfurase family protein: protein MKEIYLDNAATTRVHPQVADKMMDTLVNNYGNPSSLHRLGIKAEQAVKEVRGLIAKNIKCQPQEIYFTSGGTEGNNMIIQGVVENKKRNRMRIITSAIEHPSVLDVFTFYENHHIEVIVLSVDTQGHIHLDELAAVMNEDTILVSIMGVNNELGTIQDLKAIGKIIKAANPKCVFHADFVQGFMKIPVDVKACELDAMTVSGHKIFGPKGVGAVYIKKGTDIKPLVRGGGQESNMRSGTENVPGIVGFGEAIRLRQESFIGEHEEIQNLRNYFIEEITAKVEDIKINGEPNGSPYVLNISFNRVRGEVLLHSLEAKAIFVSTGSACSSHKKEKQYVLKAIGLAEEYKEGTIRISFSKDISKDDVDTAVEAIAQVVTGLRLLVKPRKK from the coding sequence ATGAAAGAAATTTATTTAGATAATGCAGCGACCACCCGGGTTCATCCTCAGGTGGCCGACAAGATGATGGACACCCTGGTAAACAACTACGGCAATCCCTCTTCGCTCCACCGTTTGGGGATCAAAGCGGAACAAGCGGTCAAAGAAGTCCGGGGATTAATTGCTAAAAACATAAAGTGTCAGCCTCAGGAGATCTATTTTACCTCCGGTGGAACCGAGGGTAATAATATGATCATTCAGGGGGTCGTGGAGAATAAAAAACGCAACCGTATGCGGATCATTACCTCAGCCATTGAACACCCATCGGTGCTGGATGTGTTTACCTTTTATGAAAATCACCACATTGAGGTCATTGTTTTGAGTGTCGATACTCAGGGTCACATTCATCTGGATGAGCTGGCAGCTGTCATGAACGAGGATACAATATTGGTCAGTATCATGGGGGTGAACAACGAGCTGGGAACCATCCAGGATCTCAAAGCGATTGGAAAAATAATCAAGGCAGCAAACCCCAAATGCGTTTTTCATGCCGATTTTGTTCAGGGCTTTATGAAAATACCAGTTGATGTGAAGGCCTGTGAATTGGATGCCATGACCGTATCTGGACACAAGATTTTTGGTCCCAAAGGGGTAGGAGCCGTTTATATTAAAAAAGGAACCGACATTAAACCGTTAGTCAGAGGCGGCGGCCAGGAAAGCAACATGCGTTCGGGGACGGAAAATGTTCCTGGAATCGTCGGTTTTGGTGAAGCTATCCGTTTGCGTCAGGAATCCTTCATAGGTGAGCATGAAGAAATCCAAAATCTGCGAAACTACTTTATCGAAGAAATAACAGCAAAAGTCGAGGATATTAAAATAAATGGCGAGCCCAATGGCAGCCCATATGTTTTAAACATTTCCTTTAACCGGGTGCGGGGCGAAGTGCTGCTGCACAGTCTGGAAGCTAAGGCTATTTTTGTGTCCACCGGCTCAGCTTGTTCTTCCCATAAAAAGGAAAAGCAGTATGTCTTAAAGGCTATTGGGCTGGCCGAAGAGTATAAAGAAGGAACCATCCGGATCAGTTTTTCAAAAGATATTAGCAAAGACGATGTGGATACAGCCGTAGAAGCCATCGCTCAGGTGGTGACTGGCTTACGGCTGTTAGTTAAGCCAAGAAAAAAATAA
- the thiI gene encoding tRNA uracil 4-sulfurtransferase ThiI produces the protein MEHVILVRYGEIALKGLNRNYFIELLAKNIRNTLRSVPSAKVKKIQGRLIVNVNDEDLDRAMERVQKVFGIVSISPAIVIDSDIDVIEENAIEQVRSAEGIKTFKITAKRGDKTFPIKSPDLCCRLGEVVLDNVEGVTVNIHNPDLNLWVEVREQTYMYHKFIPCNGGLPVGCSGKGALLLSGGIDSPVAGYLMAKRGVEVIGVYFHSFPFTSDRTKEKVIDLAKIMSQYCGKIKLFVVPFTEIQTKIVEMCPDRQTTIIMRRYMMRIAEVIANNEGAKAMITGESLGQVASQTMEGLAATNAVAEMPVFRPLIGFDKTEIVKIAETIGTFETSILPYEDCCTIFVPKHPETKPKVSEMLRSEEKIAEMMVEMMATAVAESEVVTL, from the coding sequence ATGGAACATGTTATTCTGGTTCGATACGGGGAGATTGCCTTAAAGGGTCTGAACCGTAATTATTTTATCGAATTATTGGCAAAAAATATTAGAAACACGTTGCGAAGTGTGCCATCGGCAAAGGTTAAAAAAATACAGGGGCGCTTGATTGTCAATGTGAATGATGAAGATCTGGATCGGGCAATGGAGCGGGTTCAAAAAGTTTTTGGTATTGTGTCCATCAGTCCGGCTATTGTTATTGACAGTGATATTGATGTGATTGAGGAAAATGCCATTGAACAGGTGCGGTCGGCTGAGGGCATTAAAACCTTTAAGATCACCGCCAAACGAGGCGATAAAACCTTCCCAATTAAATCACCGGATTTATGCTGCCGTCTGGGCGAAGTGGTGCTCGATAATGTCGAGGGTGTCACGGTGAATATCCACAATCCGGATTTAAACCTGTGGGTGGAAGTTCGGGAACAAACCTATATGTACCACAAATTTATTCCCTGCAACGGCGGGTTGCCAGTGGGATGCAGCGGAAAAGGCGCCTTGCTGTTATCTGGCGGTATCGACAGTCCGGTAGCTGGCTACCTGATGGCCAAGCGGGGCGTGGAAGTCATTGGCGTTTATTTCCATAGCTTCCCTTTCACCAGTGACCGAACCAAGGAAAAGGTTATTGATCTGGCCAAAATCATGAGCCAATATTGTGGCAAGATTAAACTCTTTGTAGTTCCGTTCACCGAAATCCAGACAAAAATTGTGGAAATGTGCCCGGATCGGCAGACGACTATTATTATGCGACGCTATATGATGCGGATTGCCGAGGTGATCGCCAACAACGAAGGCGCCAAAGCCATGATTACCGGGGAAAGCCTGGGTCAGGTTGCCAGTCAGACCATGGAAGGCCTGGCTGCCACCAATGCCGTGGCGGAAATGCCAGTTTTCAGACCGCTGATCGGTTTTGATAAAACCGAAATCGTCAAAATTGCCGAAACCATTGGCACCTTTGAAACCTCGATTCTGCCTTACGAAGATTGCTGTACCATTTTTGTGCCCAAGCATCCGGAAACCAAACCAAAGGTTTCGGAGATGCTACGCTCCGAAGAAAAAATTGCGGAAATGATGGTAGAAATGATGGCCACAGCCGTGGCAGAATCCGAAGTTGTCACTCTCTAG